The DNA sequence GTGCAGAAGCCCAAGCAAAGATTAGTTGTACCTCTGTAAATCATTCCACTCATCCCACAGTTACGATGGAAGGGAGCAATATGATCTCCAGGATGGTCCTCCATTGTGTTAACACATATGGCATTACAGAAGGGACACTGGTCCCAGCAGCATTGGCAGAAATGTTCAATCAAAATCTCATATGGTGGTTCCctgaacattttcatttcaatatCAGAGGGTTTTGTTAAGTGTCTGTTCAACTCTGCTATTATGGGACGAAGTTCTCTTTTCACAACCTCTTCCAGAAGTTCAAAGTCAGTGATGTCCTGACAGCAGTTACCAGTGAGATGTtctttattgtattcaatctCATCTTTCAGACAGTCTGAGAAGAtctccagccacatatttgcaTCTCCACCTTTACTCAAGACTTCAGCTGTTGCTGTTTCAGCAGCCGTGAGGACACATTGCTCCTTGTGTCTGATGTTCCCTTTAATCATTACAAGAGTTGAGGAGTTACCCTTTGTTATATATGCTTTCACTTCACGTTGGATGAAATCTACAAAGTGGTCCCTGGGATGATGAATGTACTTAATGAATTCATAAAAGTCCTCCTCCTCTGCTAGTGCTTTCAGAATGTGTTTCTCCAGGTTTGACCTGTTGCCACTGAGAGCTGGAATATTTGTCCGCATCTCTCCTGCTAGATCATTTGCAGTCTTGTTGTAGACACTTTGGAGAATGGGTTTTTTCAGCTCACTACAAATCAGGGCTCCAAACACTGCAGCAGATGTTGCACCTTTGCAGAATCCCTGGAAGACGCTGTAGTATTCTGGTTTCTTCTTCTCTAAATAAATCCGTGGATCATTAGCCTCTCTGAAGACCTGATGAAGTTCTGCAAACCTCATACCTGCCTGTTGGCACACATAATGTGTCAAATCAACAATGAACTCTTTTTTGAACTCATATTTTGTGTGCATGCACTTGTGTCCTCCAACGGTATCTTTTACAAGTTGTGTGATTGCTTGTATATAACTTGAATTATAACCAATCTTTGCAAATGATTTCGACTTAATCCGGTTCTCAGTTTGACGAAAGACTTTGTGCATCAGTTGTTTTATTGACTCTTGTTCTTCTGGTGGTAACAGGGGAGTGTTAATGGAATTTCTGTTTGCTTTTTTGATGTGATTTACATATATGGTGAAATCAGACACATGAACAATGTTTTCAAACTTATTTAATCTGTCACGCACAAGTGCTTCTTCGTGCATTTCATTTAGGATTGTAATTATGTCATGTGCTatattgatttctttaaaaggTGGAACATCTGCTGTCAGCTCAGAGACCCACTTTTCCCAAACTGAATCAAATAGTCTTCTCAACTCATTCTCATCAAGAGCCTTGTGCTTAAGACTGAATGCAAGCTCTTTGCTCTTCTCTAAGAGTCTTCTTTCACGCAGAGTTTTTTCTTCAACCAGTTTGGTGAGAGCTTCCCTTTGTGAGATGATGTTTtctgattttgtttttgcatcTCTTACAAGCTCCCCATGAAGGTGCTTGATTTTCTCTTCAAATTTCAATTTCCATTGAATCAGCATCTCCTTTTCCTTGTGTTCCTCAAAGTAATGTTTCATGGAGCTTTTCACCTCTTCAAGGGTCTTTGCCATCTCCTCTTCCAGTTCTCTACTCTCAATTTTATGCAGTTGCCTGTTGTTGATTCTGTTGCGTAGTTTGTCTTCAATCTCCAACATGGCACTTCTGAGACTCCAGGTCCACTTTGCGTACTCCTCCTCCAATTTCCTGTATGTTACAATTTCCAAAGTATTTTTGAAGCTGAAAACAAAGTTTTCATTCAGAAGAGCATTCCAGAGATCTCCAATACGATCTTTGAATTGTGCCAGTGTGACACCCATACTTTTTGAGGCATGAGACAGAATAGTGCTCTTAAGCTCCTGGACATTTTCACTGTAACGTGGATTGGGTGGTGCCATGGGGGGGCTGCCTTCCCAGAGCTGGGCAAAATACCTCACATCAGTCTTTATATCAAATTTAATGACGTCACTGAAATATTTTGCGTCACAGACTTCTTCTTTAGCCGCTAGTTGAGTCATTTCATCTAGTTTCTCCTGTAAGCGCCTTTTCCCTACCATGTTCTTCTCGCTCGCTGTGATGTCTCCAACGTTCTGATGCACAAACATGCAGCTGGGGTTCAGTCGTACCTTCTTCATCCTCAGGAAGGCTTGAACAACAATCTGAAGGATGTCCTGCATCTCAGCTGGATTCTCACCAAAGATATTGATTAGAGTCATATTTCCAAGACCAACAACAAACGTTGCCATTTCATTATCATGATTTCTTGTTGACCTGCCAGCCAACTCTAGAGCACGAAGACCCTCAGTATCTACGACAAGAATGTAGTCAAAGTTTAACTGTTTTCTTAGTTCTTCAGACACCTTGACCAGCTGCATGAAGGCTCCTCTGGTGCATCTACCGGCGCTGACTGCAAACTGCAATCCAAACATGGCATTCAGCATGGTGGATTTTCCAGTGCTCTGAATCCCTAAAACAGACAACACAAAGACTCTCTGGTCTCCCAGGATTTTGATAAGTTCATCTAAAACTGCGTGAACCCAAATTTGAGGCACATGAGCTGCATCACCGTCCATCAGCTCCAGTGGGTATCCGGAGATCATGAGCTCTGCAACAATCCGTGGTAGAGACCTGACATCTAGTCTACATTCAGATCCTGTATTCTTCTTAACAGATACATCTGATTCATATATCTGCCCAATTTCACGAAGTATATGCTCCAAGCCAAATGTTGCAGCATTCAGTTTCTCAGAAAGCATCTCTAGTTGTGATTGTTCTGCTGTGAGATGTTTAGATTTATCGTGCTTCTTTTTCAAATCCAGCACTTTTGACCatttttcatcatatttatgaTGAAGCATGGAGAGGTCTTCTGAAGTGTACTCATCCAGAAGGATCCCAAGCCATTTAAGGAAATACATCTTCTCGTTAACATTTCTGGAATAAATTTTTTCAGTAAACAACTTCATAAAATTACTGACGCCAGATGCTTTCTGCTGCTCACGGATTTTGtgcatttctgtttgtttttggctATTGTACATTTCAATGTTATCCCCTTGAGGTCGATATAATTCTTTGTTCTTCAGACACCAGTCGTGCCACAGTTTTCCCTGACAAggcagaaatgtttctttgatTTTGGACAGTTCCTTTCCCTCCAGTAGTCTTATCATCCACTCTGCTGTCTCCTTTCCCCTCACACAGTCATCATCATTCTCGTCTACTTTGATTCCTGTGTGTTTGCCCATATTCATAAGTTTAAAAACTGACATTGGTTTTGAGAGACACACTTTGATGGTGCTTATAACATCCTCTGACACATctgatttatttctttgtttcagACCAATTGTATATTTGCCTTCCTGCAGCTTGGAAACACCTGAGTCATCTTCAGTCAGAAGGCAAATGAGAGGCTTTGTGCTGTTGTAGAGCTTTTCCACCATCGCCATACTTTTGTCATTCTTATCAAGATTTGGCAAAAGCACTACATTTATAGAGGACTCTTCAGTCAGAATGTTTAGCTGTGTCTCATTAGCTTGAGCATCACCATGAAGATTACAGAATGCAACACAGTCTGTGAATTTATCGTTTTTATCTCCTGATGGACAGTACCAGGCGATCTCAACCACTCCATCCATCAGCAGGTGGGATTTGGTGCTTCCACAACAGTGTCTGTGAAAGAATGTGGTATGTCGTTCATTGATCAGGTTGTTCATTAATTCAGATTTGGATGCAGAAACTTCTGAAAACCTAAAAAATGCAATCATAGGTGTCTCAGCGTGGTGGATTGCCTGGTTTTTGCTGATGTTTCTTTTGTGTGACTTCCAGCTTTTCTTGATTTGTCGGAAGGTCCACATGGGAAATTCAATCTCTTGGGTGAATGGATTGGGCACAAGCAGAGGAAGAGCATATTGACACTGTGAGAGTTTTGTTACCATGAGCTGACGAAGGAAATTATCTGCATAGAGGTACACTATCATCTGAATGTCCATTGGGTGAATGGGCTGTCTTCTACTCTGTTCGTTTGTTTGCTCAGGTGCAGACCTCTTGAAAATTTTCTCAAAAGCATTGGTCTTTCCTGTATCTAACACCATGGTTCTTTGTGTGTTGAACACCTCGCTGGGTTTTTCTTTTACTGGGATGTATCTTGCTCTGTAATCTGTCATCAGGAGTCTTTGTATGTAAGTTTGAACCAAGTTACTCTCCTCACAAGGTTCATGCCTGTGCAATGAAGGTGCAGATACTTGCAGAAAGGCGTGTGACTTTATTTTGTTGTGGTACTTGCCCAAGAGATTAAGCCTACCAACGAGTTGATGGATGTTTTCCCTCTTGGAGCTTTTCTTGTCTTCATATTGGTCTAGCCCCACCACTACATGCTCATTGTCGTTTCCCTGATAAAATAGAAAAGAGCTGTTCATAtctcatattcatatttaatcaaatcaatttaaatgtattcaattTATGTGAAATGAAGTCTAATCAATGAAGTTCACAAACGTTGCATGTCAATGCTATAAAAATTAAAGAAGTAGTTCAcacgaaaatgaaaattctgtcattaattactttcatgtcgttccaaacccgctgCCATTCATGAGAGTACCACAACactcagaaagctctcggatttcataaaaaaatatcttaattagtGTTTCGAatatgaatgaaggtcttacaggtttggaacgacatgaaggtgagtaattaatgacaaaattttcatttttgggtgaactatccctttaaggttaaaaatcatacataatCTGTCACTGAGAGGGGAAGCTGTATATCatcaatttattcattttttgtttcatgcataattttaatttcataatctGCTATGTATGTAGTGCATTTGTGagatacaattttatttacCTTGCTATTGCCTGGTTTCATTTGAAATTGACtccctaaaaataaaaagccaAAACAGTAGAGAAATCAATGGTTTTCTGTGTGTTAAACATCTGTTATAATCAATAATATAATACCTACTGTTGAAAATGATACTATGCtttattttcagaatttttttaacaaagaaaTTCTACATAATACATTGGACTACTACTCTGATGGAAAAAGGAGGTATCAAATGTTTAGTCATACGGTTGTACTTACTGTCTGGTGCAAAGTCACTTCTTTGTTTTTTGATGTTTGCTGTAACAGAAATTAAACCAATTACAATTGCTCAACATGTGCTGCTCACTTAGGCAAaccaaaagaacagcatgtgTAATCATAAAATTATTCTGGAATTCTGGAAGTCTTTCATTAATGTCTTGAATTAGTCAGCTGTTGTTATTTATGTATAGTGTAAATATTCTATTGcagtagggctgcaacaaacaattattttgataaCCAATTAATCTTACGATTATTAGAATGACTAATTGATTAGTCTTCgattatttcactgattaatcagtagacTTTGATTATTGACCTTTTgcaatttgttaaaatattgagTTATGCATattctaacaaataaataaaggcaaTCACTTCAGCTTTTGTAAATCATATTACTTAATTACAAtgattatatacaaataaatatatttggcacacaatatgagatgacagacagagaaactctctcattaaacattaattagCTATATGAAAAAGTAACTGAATGACACATCATCCTGCCTAACAATCTGCCATTCCTTTTTAAGTCATatggataaaaaaacaaaataaaggtacaagacattttatttttggataaactattttattcacaacgTAATCTTAAAATACTCTTAAAATACCTCATACGGTTATGATAATCAAAACCGTCCTGAGCTAGATCAAGCTTTGGTCTGCAAACCAATcactttaatgaaataatatttttttttaccgctaataaaaatattttatcattagctagctTCACACTAGAGAGCTGCTTTataacagaaaatcaagttgGAATTCTAACTAAAAGTGGCAATGACTctgttttttcatattttaatattgtaaagCTGCTTGATTTAACTGGAGTACCGAACTGCAGAGCTcatgcaaacatccacatcGCTGTAatcagatgctttcttaacTGCTTCTTTCTCACCgctgtcagtttttgttgtgtttattttgttattgagaGGAAAGCGTGCAGCATATATTTACATCCTGTGTTCATCCAAACGCCGCTCAGCAGCTTTAGATTTGGCTGTGTTTGCTCTGAAGTAGGAATGGGCGCATCAATCCTTAAGTATCGAtactcaaataaaaaatatagatactaaagtttattatatttaaaaattaatgctTACAATATGCATTGAATTGGACGAATAACCTGTGTTAGTGAATGACCGTGTAGGATAGAACTATTTTCCTGCTCATCTGAACACATGCAAAtgttgcaaggcagaaccaatCAATCACAGAGAGCACACTTGTTACAGTGCATTCAAACAGGGCTGCGTTTCATAAGAAAGCATGTTTTTGGGAATGGCAGCCCAGAACAATGCTTACCAGaggacagtaaaaacatgtatgtttgAGTTATTTCACAATAAACAAACTGTTTTACTAAAGTGACAACTATAGTATTTGTAGATTTCCATGGTTGCAAAGGGGTGGAAAATTTCCGGTAAATTTCCGGAAACTTTCCAAAAATCCCAGGAAGATTCCAAAAAATCCCGGAAAGTTTCCGAAATTTACTGGAAATTTTCCAAATTTTTGCAACCCTAGTTACCGCtacattaaacatattttaaccatgtgtaaacaaaaatataacctaAGTTGTAATTAAGGCATATTGAATGTTAAATCTTTATATGTGTTTCAAATATAAAGTTAAGTGGGTATCAAATTTAAAAGTTCAGTTCAGAAGTATCGTATCGGTATCAATATCGACGATACTGGCCTTTAAAAGTATCAGCATTGTATcgaaaacaaaatcaaatggTATTGCCCATCCCTACGCTGAAGCACTGTGTCTTCTTCTCTTGAATTGCATCAAGGAGGTCTGAATTACAATCTTGCACTACAGCGCCACACTGGTCTAACCGCATTGTTGCAGGCTCTTACATTAGGTCACAACttgacaacaaaaatatttatagacaatttttttatttattttcaacgTTGTCGATAATGTCAACTAATCATTTCAGCCCTATATTGTAGCGGCATgtctggtcttcaacgagcccaaaaagGCCTatgtcacacctctctttatctccctgcactggctcccggttgcagctcgcatcaagtttaAGATTTTGATGCTTGCGTATAacagccacaggctcagcaccctccTACTTCCACTCACTCTTAAGAATCTACATCACCTCCAGAAGCCTGAGATCTAcaagtgagcgacgcctcgtgttaccatcacagagaggcacaaaatcactttccagaACATTTTCGTTCAccgttcctggctggtggacTGATCTTCCCACCCCCATCAGGAATGCTGAATCCCTGGCAATTTTCAAGCGACATCTGAAAATTCATCTCTTTCGTCAACATTTGACTTCattctaaataaatttttaaaaaacagcaacTTTGCATTCTCTTTCCTTAATCTCTCTCTATCTAGcttgaacaatgcctgaaaaTTTATATTATGAGCACTTCCTGAGTTTATTTGCCTCTTTATGATGAATCGTTTGTTGCATTCCTCAATTGTAAatcgttttggataaaagcgtctgctaaatgaataaattcatgaaaaaaaaacaagatttagaAATATGGCCTGTTTAACTGTGTTTACTATTTGTGAAATCTGTCAGTGCAAATGAGTTCATGGTCCTCCTTCATGAtatgcattaaaacaaaatgtaagttAAAAAGAAATTGCACTTACTCTCTTGGAATGACTCATTACTCTTTCTTTTCCTTAGTCCTGGTTCCTGACAATGTGCAGAAGTTTTTGTATTGTCTTTATTATCAGCCTTTGAGAAGGGAGAACCTGTTACACGGAAATATAATACTTTAGCTTGCATGTGCAAAGACAATGTGTTCAATAAATTGGTCATTAAGATGATGATTATGGATTTGTTTGCTTACCCATGATACCTATGTCCTACAGTAGATCAGACCGATCCCTTTTCCAGCTTAAAACTGCATCAGAGAGCAGAGACTCACTGAAAAAAAGTGAggcaaaggaaaaaaaatatatttttaaaatctgataCAAGTAAACAAAATCAAAAGCTGACTCACTAAAAGATGATTCATACTCTATAAATCGATAAGCACATCAAATACAAACACAATAGGGTGTGCATTTGCATGCATTACTATGAGTCACGTGAATGCTTGCAAATCCAGATCAACTCTGTCATCTGCTTAGCTACAGACGAAAAACTCTCTTACAATCAACACTCGTCTACTAATCAAATTTcgagaaagagtttttttttacttaaatttcACCAAAGCTATTTTTATGGCTTAACTTCATTTTCTAAAAACTGGCTATTTGCATATAGCTCTTAATCACCACTGTACAGTGAACATCATTGTTAATAGCataatattctgaaatacaATACACCTGCCACCTTACCTTTGCCACACAGCCAAATGAAATATTCGGACATGTTCCTGGTTCAGTCTATTATATTGCACCAGTCTATTAACCACACCCACATAGGCAAATAAAAGAAGTGCAACCAGAGCTTCCCTCATTTTCATTGGTAATGTTTGAGGGTAATTCATTTGTATCCTTCACTGTGTGTTGATGACTTGTACTACTATTTGCTGTGAGATAGAGGGCCCTGGAGAAAGCACATTGTTGGACCTGCTATAGCCTACTGGTTTCAGATATCAAACGtaaacataataaattattaacaaacattttaacaaatgcCTGCCAATAAGAAAATTTTACTTTTATCCATCTTAGAAACTTCTGGGCGTGGCTTTGGAATTGTCTTAACTTATTTAGACGCTGTTTCAATACTCCCATACTGCAATTGTTTATttagggtgaagtcagctaaaatgggctatCGGGTAAAATGGGCCAAATAAGGTTGTTGCATCATATCTCTTtaaatttttacagaaaatcacaataactgatCTTGCATTGTTGCTTCAACACTTGTTGACATGTAACAATAATTTTTATTGGTCTGAGTTTTTAAGGCGGGCAGGACAGAGTGTTACATGAAGCTCGTCAGAGAAATTGTAAGGTAATTGAGCCTGACATAGAAAATTCCATTAATCACTAATAAGGGTACTAAAGCAATTATAAGTAAACTTACCAACAAAGCAAAGGTTTATGAACAATTTTTTGACatgctctttcaaataaaaaggtttaatttataaaataaacttagatttttgtgaaaaaaggtcattttaggtagaaatagctggttaagctaaaatgggccacaattttcagctaaaatgggctctatacacacacacacacacttttagacAGATAAtgagggtgaaaataggtttataggcctagatatatatccatacaaaatcttaacaatctttaaaa is a window from the Onychostoma macrolepis isolate SWU-2019 chromosome 03, ASM1243209v1, whole genome shotgun sequence genome containing:
- the zmp:0000000912 gene encoding interferon-induced very large GTPase 1; amino-acid sequence: MGSPFSKADNKDNTKTSAHCQEPGLRKRKSNESFQETNIKKQRSDFAPDRSQFQMKPGNSKGNDNEHVVVGLDQYEDKKSSKRENIHQLVGRLNLLGKYHNKIKSHAFLQVSAPSLHRHEPCEESNLVQTYIQRLLMTDYRARYIPVKEKPSEVFNTQRTMVLDTGKTNAFEKIFKRSAPEQTNEQSRRQPIHPMDIQMIVYLYADNFLRQLMVTKLSQCQYALPLLVPNPFTQEIEFPMWTFRQIKKSWKSHKRNISKNQAIHHAETPMIAFFRFSEVSASKSELMNNLINERHTTFFHRHCCGSTKSHLLMDGVVEIAWYCPSGDKNDKFTDCVAFCNLHGDAQANETQLNILTEESSINVVLLPNLDKNDKSMAMVEKLYNSTKPLICLLTEDDSGVSKLQEGKYTIGLKQRNKSDVSEDVISTIKVCLSKPMSVFKLMNMGKHTGIKVDENDDDCVRGKETAEWMIRLLEGKELSKIKETFLPCQGKLWHDWCLKNKELYRPQGDNIEMYNSQKQTEMHKIREQQKASGVSNFMKLFTEKIYSRNVNEKMYFLKWLGILLDEYTSEDLSMLHHKYDEKWSKVLDLKKKHDKSKHLTAEQSQLEMLSEKLNAATFGLEHILREIGQIYESDVSVKKNTGSECRLDVRSLPRIVAELMISGYPLELMDGDAAHVPQIWVHAVLDELIKILGDQRVFVLSVLGIQSTGKSTMLNAMFGLQFAVSAGRCTRGAFMQLVKVSEELRKQLNFDYILVVDTEGLRALELAGRSTRNHDNEMATFVVGLGNMTLINIFGENPAEMQDILQIVVQAFLRMKKVRLNPSCMFVHQNVGDITASEKNMVGKRRLQEKLDEMTQLAAKEEVCDAKYFSDVIKFDIKTDVRYFAQLWEGSPPMAPPNPRYSENVQELKSTILSHASKSMGVTLAQFKDRIGDLWNALLNENFVFSFKNTLEIVTYRKLEEEYAKWTWSLRSAMLEIEDKLRNRINNRQLHKIESRELEEEMAKTLEEVKSSMKHYFEEHKEKEMLIQWKLKFEEKIKHLHGELVRDAKTKSENIISQREALTKLVEEKTLRERRLLEKSKELAFSLKHKALDENELRRLFDSVWEKWVSELTADVPPFKEINIAHDIITILNEMHEEALVRDRLNKFENIVHVSDFTIYVNHIKKANRNSINTPLLPPEEQESIKQLMHKVFRQTENRIKSKSFAKIGYNSSYIQAITQLVKDTVGGHKCMHTKYEFKKEFIVDLTHYVCQQAGMRFAELHQVFREANDPRIYLEKKKPEYYSVFQGFCKGATSAAVFGALICSELKKPILQSVYNKTANDLAGEMRTNIPALSGNRSNLEKHILKALAEEEDFYEFIKYIHHPRDHFVDFIQREVKAYITKGNSSTLVMIKGNIRHKEQCVLTAAETATAEVLSKGGDANMWLEIFSDCLKDEIEYNKEHLTGNCCQDITDFELLEEVVKRELRPIIAELNRHLTKPSDIEMKMFREPPYEILIEHFCQCCWDQCPFCNAICVNTMEDHPGDHIAPFHRNCGMSGMIYRGTTNLCLGFCTSSVASDTKFFYPDRTSDEKFLWKEYRTAGPEFENWSITPDLSELPYWKWFVCRFQADLEKYYNKTFSGCGMIPNEWRSYTKEQAIESLEKYL